The proteins below are encoded in one region of Salvelinus alpinus chromosome 27, SLU_Salpinus.1, whole genome shotgun sequence:
- the LOC139556493 gene encoding calmodulin-1 — MADQLTEEQIAEFKEAFSLFDKDGDGTITTKELGTVMRSLGQNPTEAELQDMINEVDADGNGTIDFPEFLTMMARKMKDTDSEEEIREAFRVFDKDGNGYISAAELRHVMTNLGEKLTDEEVDEMIREADIDGDGQVNYEEFVQMMTAK, encoded by the exons ATG GCCGATCAACTAACAGAGGAACAGATTGCAG AGTTCAAGGAGGCGTTCTCCTTATTCGACAAGGATGGCGACGGCACCATCACGACCAAAGAGCTGGGCACCGTGATGAGGTCGCTGGGACAGAACCCCACAGAGGCGGAGCTGCAGGACATGATCAATGAGGTCGATGCTGATG GCAATGGCACCATTGACTTCCCGGAGTTCCTGACCATGATGGCCAGAAAAATGAAGGACACAGACAGTGAGGAGGAGATCCGTGAAGCCTTCAGGGTATtcgacaag GACGGAAACGGCTACATCAGCGCAGCAGAGCTCCGTCACGTCATGACAAACCTGGGGGAGAAGTTAACAGACGAGGAGGTAGACGAGATGATCAGAGAAGCAGACATTGACGGAGACGGACAGGTCAACTATGAAG AGTTTGTACAGATGATGACTGCAAAGTGA